Proteins encoded within one genomic window of Plasmodium vivax scf_7188 genomic scaffold, whole genome shotgun sequence:
- a CDS encoding variable surface protein Vir18-related (encoded by transcript PVX_120335A) has product MKILSNRFKLMINKYNILSESDIKYKHLKFYYSFIMKLTCMPECMTKYFNYKQEIEKQIDALNKINQRYFCKNCQAVRLNIINKNDELKDCYHPNILRYRLIDDVEIKDFMDKCLPLPNCSYNGTSHVKNPPGLNREPENTCGRRKDCKKGASPPQVLTGKAPQVLNPQSSRTNVPARQEDLNIKQLHAERGGSTEANTLLDNQKNVFITNGPAAVQSEASYPKDMHPFSTPREAYIPEQPPSASQYLLHSELDNSSNDSSPRVNPGSESRAKAIAQEKGSEAVKLENDRHGLLYVSGSTLGAQELRSTTSTGHESDVRPLDSKIPDAGNLEEKPPGGADGTSITPGDRNFGNIVNNFVDGILGLGGNPLYSTLTNDRDSEGNYISQPFVETPVDVPVSDDPTGDNSETPFKKYTTMALAPTGIIMLMTLLTKFTPLGMLFTKKNRNKRNDMKENIERILLLESPAKTEESGFSFAYTPSQYWET; this is encoded by the exons CCTGAATGTATgactaaatattttaattataaacaagaaattgaaaaacaaattgatgcattgaataaaattaaccaaagatatttttgcaaaaactgCCAAGCAGTAAGACTAaacataattaataaaaatgatgaattaAAAGATTGCTACCATCCCAATATATTACGATATAGATTAATAGATGATGTTGAAATAAAGGATTTTATGGACAAATGTCTTCCATTACCTAATTGTAGTTATAATGGAACATCTCATGTTAAGAATCCTCCTGGATTAAACCGCGAACCAGAAAACACAtgcggaagaagaaaagattgtaaaaaaggagcatCACCACCGCAAGTATTAACAGGTAAAGCACCACAGGTGTTAAATCCCCAATCATCTAGAACCAATGTACCAGCAAGGCAAGAAGacttaaatataaaacaacTGCATGCAGAGAGAGGGGGGTCAACAGAAGCAAACACACTTTTAGATAACCAGAAGAATGTATTCATTACTAATGGCCCTGCTGCGGTTCAATCTGAAGCTTCTTACCCCAAAGATATGCATCCCTTTAGTACACCTAGAGAAGCATATATCCCGGAACAACCTCCATCTGCTTCACAGTATTTGTTACATAGTGAATTAGATAACAGTTCAAATGATTCTTCGCCACGAGTTAACCCTGGAAGTGAATCTAGGGCAAAAGCTATAGCTCAAGAAAAAGGTTCAGAAGCAGTCAAGCTTGAGAATGATCGGCATGGTCTGCTGTATGTAAGTGGTAGTACTCTTGGTGCACAAGAGTTAAGGAGTACAACTTCTACAGGACATGAGAGTGATGTCAGACCCCTCGATAGTAAAATTCCTGACGCTGGGAATCTTGAAGAAAAGCCTCCAGGCGGTGCAGATGGAACCTCTATAACTCCTGGCGATAGAAATTTTGGTAATATTGTTAATAATTTCGTTGATGGTATTTTAGGTTTAGGTGGCAATCCTCTTTACAGCACACTTACTAATGATAGAGATAGTGAGGGAAATTATATCAGTCAGCCTTTCGTTGAAACACCTGTTGATGTACCAGTTAGTGATGATCCTACTGGCGATAACTCCGAAAcaccatttaaaaaatataccacaATGGCTTTAGCACCCACGGGTATTATTATGTTGATGACACTCCTTACAAAA tTCACTCCCTTAGGAATGCTTTTTACgaagaaaaacagaaacAAACGAAATGACATGAAAGAAAATATAGAGAGGATACTACTATTGGAATCTCCCGCTAAAACAGAAGAAAGTGGTTTCTCATTTGCATATACTCCTTCTCAATATTGGGAAACGTGA
- a CDS encoding variable surface protein Vir14-related (encoded by transcript PVX_120330A), with product MFSLNKIPIKTDLNGLPSEVFYNKLKNVKNGVDHPNYCKNIRNDLPEREEILKVCANLISNIKHIESETSKEPSFIQKHCYDLNYWLFEEVSKAFNDHEKNTNVYLAIEELHKSWKEAIQNDSQNTNNKCMPERKLFKTKLLKPMKDVLDYIENFSTFKQESVKNKEKPNKYCPLILKIVPLFFMFQQLCSEMKIDICKKYVENYDNYNPSELLAKLSCVEGKTYEVQFDENLVREMINTYQSDLGNFFTKLGLPNLGLSNLDLPSLDLSGSVMSRFGSHDFSFPGVDFQNFGLSGLNFPVNLQSMFMNNIVDLVQKGFDGSGIKALFNKIPYLSEIYNYDIIHKYVVPALYGLGGLLFFFILYKCRRCLPCCCIFRRRKKRRNRLTDFDTSGLMSAPLGFPAPMMPINPYGLRYQPM from the exons ATGTTCTCATTGAACAAAATTCCCATAA AAACAGATCTAAATGGTTTACCATCCGaagtattttataataaattgaaaaatgtcaaaaatgGAGTTGATCATCctaattattgtaaaaatattaggAATGATTTACCCGAACGTGAAGAAATTCTAAAGGTTTGCGCCAATCTCATTAGCAATATAAAACACATAGAAAGTGAAACTAGCAAAGAGCCATCATTTATTCAAAAGCATTGTTATGATTTGAATTATTGGTTATTTGAAGAAGTGTCTAAGGCGTTCAATGATCAtgagaaaaatacaaatgtgTATCTTGCCATTGAAGAACTTCATAAATCATGGAAGGAAGCTATTCAAAATGACTCGCAGAatacaaataataaatgtatgcCCGAACgcaaactttttaaaacgaaATTACTTAAACCTATGAAAGATGTTTTAGATTACattgaaaatttttcaaCATTTAAGCAGGAATCTGTTAAGAATAAGGAAAAACCTAATAAATATTGTCcgttaattttaaaaattgttccattattttttatgtttcaaCAATTATGTTCAGAAATGAAAATtgacatttgcaaaaaatatgtagaaaattatgataattataatccTAGTGAATTATTGGCTAAATTATCATGtgtggaaggaaaaacatatGAAGTTCAATTTGACGAAAATCTCGTAAGAGAAATGATAAATACCTATCAGTCAGATTtgggtaattttttcacaaaattagGTTTGCCGAATTTAGGTTTGTCAAATTTAGATTTGCCAAGTTTAGATTTGTCAGGTTCAGTTATGTCGCGTTTCGGTTCCCACGATTTCAGTTTCCCTGGTGTCGATTTCCAAAATTTCGGTTTGTCAGGTTTAAATTTCCCAGTAAATCTTCAAAGTATgtttatgaataatatagTAGATTTAGTACAAAAAGGATTTGACGGCAGCGGTATAAAAgctctttttaataaaattccaTACCTTTCGGAGATTTATAACTACGATATAATCCATAAATATGTTGTACCAGCGCTTTATGGTCTTGGaggtcttcttttttttttcattttatataag TGTCGTAGGTGTTTACCCTGTTGTTGTATTTTCaggcgaaggaaaaaaagacgtAATCGTTTAACTGATTTTGACACAAGTGGATTAATGAGTGCCCCATTAGGATTTCCAGCCCCCATGATGCCAATAAACCCATATGGTTTACGGTACCAACCCATGTGA